The genomic window CAACACTTGCTGTTTACAGTCAATCTACAAAAcagaggaaaggaagaaagaaggaaCAGAAAGAGAATGAATACAGCAAACAATTACATCAGGAGTGAGAGGTGTGTGGTAAGAGGCAGCAGTCTTTATCTCTGTCCCACAGCAGATGATGTGAGAATGAAGGCGTGGGTGAAGAGAAGAACAGCCCTGTCCCCCTCCAGCAATCCCCTCAGTCTCTGGTGGGGTTGAGaactggaggtggagaagatgagaggaatAGGGAGGTGGATAAGTGGTGGATGGAATTATAGGTAGAAAAGGAAAGGAGAACATGTGATGAGAGGAACCAGGAAGGTGGGCTAGATAAGGGAGGGctagagagagtgatggatgaAGATTATCTTAAACCAGTACACTTTTGACTACAATTACATTGGGTCCATCAAGGGCTACTTTTAAACTGTTGAATGCTGGGAAATGTAGGCAGGGATGACCTGTTCGAATTGCGGTACTATTAATAATTAACACAGGAGGTCTGCTGCCCTCTAAATATGAGGTGCGTAGATTCTTTGTGCTGTTACCAACTAAACATCTTTCGAAAGCATAACATAATTCAACAGAAGCACAGTATAATTCAAGTTTATATGTTGTTGAAGAAAAGATGTTTAGATCTTGGTTGTTGTAAAGCATTGTTGAAAAACCTTTGATTGTGCTCAGGGTTTGTGCCTGTGAGATGATAGCGTTTTTATTTTAGCCGCAATTAATTATTGAAGCTGGAGTGCAGTGAGGCGGACTGACCgaatggaggagtgtgtgtgtgagtgtgttggtgctaaggtgtgtgtgttctggtccggaggtaggtgtgtctgtgtgtgtgtatgtgtgtgtgtctgtgtttgtgtgtgtgtgtctgtgtgtctgcatgcgcgTATTACACACATAGTCTATTTACAATACTTCGTTAATTAATGTTTATTCATCAACACATCCTTTACTCCTTTATGCATTATTTTTCTGATAGCATGATGTTTGACTGTTTCATAGTAAAGTTACACTTTTATTGGCATATTTGCCTTATCAGTGCCTTGTGCTGTACCCATGTCTGTCTACCAGTGTTCAGTTGTTCAGCCAGCACCATAGGTAGACAGTAGAACCTGTACAACAGGGTCAGAGACCCAGATAACTTAACCTCACTCAACTCACATCTGTCAATCTTTTGTCACCATAGCCCAGATGCACTGGACAGTGCCTGTAGGACCTCGATGAGTGAAtaacattctgtgtgtgtgtcagtgttcatgggactgtgtttgactgtgttccTTTTAGTCTGAAAGAGTCATTGAGGTAGTGTCTGTGTTTTGATACGAGTGAGGGGGTGTGTCTGGGTGACTTCAaaggtctcttctctctctgccacaggAAGTGTTTCCATTGCAGCCCTGGGTGAGCCACCTGAGTCATATGTCAGCCAGAGCCTTGATGAAATCCATCACCCAGAAGCCCCTGTGTGACACATTCCCTTTTGCTCACTAATGCATCAGTGTGTCCGTGGGTGGTAAAGAGACAAGGATAAGTTTAGAGGCCTCCTGCCTGACCTTCCCAGACCCCTCCACTACTCTGGGACGTGCaccttcattctttctttctttctttctttctttctttctttctttctttctttctttctctctctctctctctctctctctctctctctctctctctctctctctctcccctctctccctctctctaaccctgagtGACAGGTCTCAGTGTATCATACTTCACTCAGGACACCAGCCCTCTGGGTGCGTTAGCATCATGTCGCTGTGGCTCACTGCCTATGCGCACAAACAGTGCCATAACCTATTCTTTATGTTGCGTAGTGAAACACTGACCTCCTGGGCTGTTGTGTCATGACATCATCTGCATTTGATCCAGAAAAAGCACGGCTGAATAGATTACATCGGTCTGAAACCATCTCCCTTACCTAATCATTTAATCACTTACCAtcttactatctctctctctctctccctcttttgcaTACACCAGTTGCAGAGACTCATATACACATAAGATGGGGTTCTTCTTATATGTGTCAGAGTTGAGGATGTTGTAATGGAGCCAGGGCCATATGGGACTAGCAATAGAAAGCCCCCACatctgttatgtgtgtgtgtgtgtgtttatgtgtgtgcgtgtgtgtgtagaaggggTGTACGTTTATGTAAATGATTGCATGGGCATGTGTATCGGACTGTCACCAAAGTAATCCTTCTTGCAcattttaaatacacacacacacaaaagcacatcaaatagacacacacatacacacaccactgactCACTCTTCTCTGTGGTATATTGCCTTGTCATTATCTCTGCAACAGATGATGAGAGCATCCAACAGCCCCTCAGACCAGAGCAAGCGAGCTCTGCTCAGCACGAGATCTCCACATCGCTTCGCTTAACACTGCCCTGTGTGGCGGTCGTTTTCACACTAATTACGGGTTCATGCGATTATGTTCATCAAGATGCAGTTAGAGCAGAGCTCCATCAGAGAACGTGCTGActcagcctggctgtgtgataAGCCTCGATGACTAGCGGCTGCCTgctacacagctgtgtgtgtatgtttgtgtatgtgtgtgggaccCATGAAAATACACCAGGAGAGATAATCAGATGCATACAGTACTAAATGGATTCTGAACAAAACCATGAATATGTATCAGATGCATGATAGGTGTTTTGTATGAATATCCATTTCACTGTGATGACGTCAAAAGATAGAAAGGTCTTTAGGTTGTTTTGAGGGTTTTCAGTGACAAACTGTGACAGGATGGGGTCATGTTATGATCAGGGAATACTTAAACATATATGTTTAGCCTTCCAAGAAGGTGCTAGTATAGGGTTAGGCTTATAATGTATTAAAGGTTTGTGCTCATTTGAAAACTCTTATGTTAGTGCTTGTAGTTTGACCAttgtcttgtgtgtctgtgtgtgagtgcagctgCCTTGGGcgctgaggtggaggagagactaGTAAACCACTTGTTGTCTCCGGAGCGGTATAATAAGTTGATCAGACCAGCGGTCAACAAAAGCCAGCAGGTCACCATTTACATCCAGGTGTCCCTCGCGCAGCTTATCAGTGtggtaagtacacacacacgtacacaaactcacatacacacatacacacacacacacacacacacacacgtataccaAAGAAATAGATTGCCATTTTTTGCCAAAGATTATCTTATTTCCAttaacacacactttctctctctctcatgccatcccaaccccccctcccacccacacacacacacacacacacatctaatttCCTTGTTGTCTTTTGCAGAATGAGAGGGAACAGATCATGACGACCAACTGCTGGCTCACTCAGGTCAGGACCGggctttcctgtgtgtgtgtgtgtgtgaggccaatATTGTTAGTTTGCATTTTCTCATCAGCAGGGTTGCAGACAGTTCTGTTATTCTCTTCACCACCTTCCTCAGCACATTGGCCTTTTTTTGGAAAGACCTTTGCAAAGGTCTTATGCACATGTATGTTATGCTACATAGACTAATGTGGATAACCTTTTCtatttgaaatgtgtgtttgtgtgtatgatctTCCTAGGGGTGGCATGACTACAGGTTAATGTGGGACCCTGAGGAGTATGAAGGCATTAAAAAGATTCGCCTCCCTTCCCAACACATCTGGCTTCCAGACATTGTCCTCTACAACAAGTGAGTCAgcggagtgtgtgtttctctgcttgTCTTGGGTGTGCAGCCCTGAACAACATATTCCTTCCTTTTTATGAGATTAGGGTTTTATGAGTAGAAATCTCTGCTCCATAAACCacctgtgtgtttctttcatatTCACAATGCAAGTGGGTAAGTTActctgttactgtgtgtgttccaactCACTGGGCCGACTGCTTCTGCACTTCCTCCCAATTTAAACCAAGGTCGGAAAGTTATGTACAGTCGTGATTACTTGACATAACCCGTCTGCCATAGTGGTGACTGAGATGAGGGCTTAGCGAGCAGGGTTAGATGAGCCATGTCaatctggagaggaggaggtggggggtgggggagattaTGAAAACAGCATGCCAGCCTTGCCCCTGGGGCATGTCGAGGTGCTCGTCCTCTtgcctcagggtgtgtgtgtgtgtgcgtgtgtgtgtgtgtgtgtgtgtgtggtaaagggggctgggggtggtgggtggagggggtctgGGGCGTGTCTCATCAGGACACTCCGGAACACAGATTCGCAAGCGGGAGCGGAGCCCAGTTTCTCTGTCATGTTTCATCTGGAGCGTTAATGAGATTAGACTGGATTTGATTCGCATGTGGCTTGTCACAAACGTAAACTGGTTTCATTTTTCATGGCTAGGTTTGGTCGATATGATAGTTATTGGGTTTGGTTGATGACATTAAGTGGAATTTGAACTgcacaaaaatgtgttttcttgAAGCACTTAATTGTTTTGCGATTGAGTTTCAGCTACTAAGGTTCTAGAGTTTCACTGCTGTTTTGGGTGCAAACCTTTTATCTGATCAACTGGGGCATGAACAAACAGGAGCCTGGTTGATGTTTAGGGTGTACATGTTGATGTCTGCAGGTGTTGTGTGACTGGTGTGTGGGCTACAGCTCTTCATATTTAACCAGATGTATATTTCGGGGCAGCGGCGCGAGGAGAATGAGTGTGACGGGTGCATTCGGGTGCTGACCCTCTCCATTATGGATAAGTCTTGGATGTCTAATGCATGGTGTCATAGGGAATAGGGACATTAGGAATCTCTGCAGCTTCAGCAACAGATACTgtgttgtgtggttgtggttctatatctctctctccctgtctctctctctctactttttttctctctacccACTTTCGTTGTCCTCCCATATTCCTTTTGTTTCAACTGTCCTTCTTATCTCTGCTTCAATGTAACAGCGAGAGACAGACGGTGCACAATAatgcccttccccccctccccctctccccccccccacagtgcaGATGGGACCTACGAGGTGTCCTTCTACTCCAACGCCGTGATCTCCAACAACGGCGAGGTGGCCTGGCTCCCGCCCGCCATCTACAAGTCGGCGTGCAAGATCGAGGTGCGCGACTTCCCCTTCGACCAGCAGAACTGCACGCTCAAGTTCCGCTCCTGGACGTACGACCGCACGGAGATCGACCTCATCCTGCTCAGCGACTTCGCCAGCCGCGACGACTTCAAGCCCAGCGGCGAGTGGGACATCGTGGCGCTGCCCGGCCGCAAGAACGAGGACCCGTTCGATGCCACGTACCTGGACATCACCTACGACTTCATCATCAAGAGGAAGCCGCTGTTCTACACCATCAACCTGATCATCCCCTGTGtcctcatcacctccctggCCATCCTGGTGTTCTACCTGCCCTCCGACTGCGGAGAGAAGATGACCCTGTGCATCTCCGTCCTGCTGGCCCTGACCGTGTTCCTGCTCCTGATCTCCAAGATCGTCCCGCCCACCTCCCTGGCGGTGCCGCTGATCGGCAAGTACCTGATGTTCGCCATGGTGCTGGTGACCTTCTCCATCGTGACCAGCGTGTGCGTGCTGAACGTGCACCACCGCTCGCCCAGCACGCACACCATGCCCCCCTGGGTCAAACGCATCTTCCTGTACCGCCTGCCCTCCTTCCTGTTTATGCGGCGCCCGGGGAGCTCGAACATCCGGGAGCGTTTCCGCCGGAAACACCATCAGCGCTCGTACTACTCCGACCTCAAGCTGAGGGACGGGGCGGTGGCGGTGGCTGGGGCGGTGGCGGCCGCGGCAGAATCATCGCCCTCGTCCTTCTTTGCGAACGAGGAGTCGGCGCGACGCTACGGCTGGAGGATCAGCGACCTGGGGGACAACACGGACTTAAGGAAGAGGATGACGGTCAAGTGTCACGCCGGCGTGGACGAGGCGGTGGACGGGGTGCGCTACGTGGCCGAGAAGATGAAGAGTGAGGACGACGATGAAGGGGTGAGTGGTATCTGGGGTGACGTATTGAGAAATGTGtgcgtatttgtttgtgtgcgcaGTGTGTGCGCAGTGTGTTCCAGTGTTATATAAAAAGTCAAAACAGACAATGTTGTTTCTAAGTGGGGGCCTATTGCATCACAGGGTATTTGGCATGTCCTAACTGCAGGCACTGCACACCATCTGTGGCCAAAATGAATTGCAGCTACAGTCTGTACAGATACACTGTGACTGCTTTCCCAATGCATTGTTCACAATCATTATTATAACAGTGCACATTTTCTTAAAGGGATATTTTGTGTTTTCTAACTTTGTTGTCGTTTCTAACACTCTTTCTTTTAATTGTTCATATCAAAATACTTCAATtacctcctcttttcctctcttttcctctccactcctctcctctcccccagatcATTGAAGACTGGAAGTATGTAGCCATGGTGATTGACAGGCTGTTCCTGTGGATCttcgtgttggtgtgtgtgactggcacCTTGGGCCTCTTCATGCAGCCTCTCTTCCAGAGCTACAACACCCCCACAGTGGAGGAGCTAGAACAGAactgaaccctaaccctccccccaTTCCTCCTCAACACTCCTGACCCCCCAACACTGAACAAACTGCTCCTTCCCGGCAGATAAAGAACTGTGTTAAGGTTTCCATgcacccgcgcacacacacacaccaacacctgcTTTCTAACTCTTCTAGTGATGCCCTTGGCCTCCACCCATACTACAGCatatagaggaaagagaggcctCCATCCTCATCTTCCCCCTTTCCTCGGTCACTCTCAAGAAGTCACCTGACCAGGAGCAACTCAGGACTGGACTCTCTTCTCTGTTCAGATgtgtttcagtctctctctctctttttctctccccacaCAATCTTACAATCTCGTCTGGTTCAGTCTGTCTTGTTGACTGTGAGAAGCCTATGAGAACTGGGATGTGACATTCTACTCTGGCCTCATGTGCAGATACAGGACAGATATAGAGAACTGGAAATCCTTTCTGAACCACTCCGGAATCATTAGCTGAGTCCAAAGAtccgcacacgcaaacacacacttagacgCACACGGacacaacatgtacacacaaatacacacacacacattctcatggACAAGTAGTCGCACACATGCAAAAAGCACCGATCCCTGATGATGAGGGCGATGGCTTagcctcctctgtgtctccctgccAACGACGCGCACGAACGTGTAACGCTTGCCTTCCGCAGGATGGGGCAGACAGGGATGGATTTGGACGGGAGCGCCGGAAGGA from Osmerus mordax isolate fOsmMor3 chromosome 12, fOsmMor3.pri, whole genome shotgun sequence includes these protein-coding regions:
- the LOC136953756 gene encoding neuronal acetylcholine receptor subunit beta-2-like, encoding MAASVTATLALLVLTVASALGAEVEERLVNHLLSPERYNKLIRPAVNKSQQVTIYIQVSLAQLISVNEREQIMTTNCWLTQGWHDYRLMWDPEEYEGIKKIRLPSQHIWLPDIVLYNNADGTYEVSFYSNAVISNNGEVAWLPPAIYKSACKIEVRDFPFDQQNCTLKFRSWTYDRTEIDLILLSDFASRDDFKPSGEWDIVALPGRKNEDPFDATYLDITYDFIIKRKPLFYTINLIIPCVLITSLAILVFYLPSDCGEKMTLCISVLLALTVFLLLISKIVPPTSLAVPLIGKYLMFAMVLVTFSIVTSVCVLNVHHRSPSTHTMPPWVKRIFLYRLPSFLFMRRPGSSNIRERFRRKHHQRSYYSDLKLRDGAVAVAGAVAAAAESSPSSFFANEESARRYGWRISDLGDNTDLRKRMTVKCHAGVDEAVDGVRYVAEKMKSEDDDEGIIEDWKYVAMVIDRLFLWIFVLVCVTGTLGLFMQPLFQSYNTPTVEELEQN